From a region of the Listeria monocytogenes ATCC 19117 genome:
- the ftsH gene encoding ATP-dependent zinc metalloprotease FtsH, with protein sequence MNRFFRNAIFYVIIFLVIIGIVASFNSNKEAAKDISYSEFVSKLEDGKVKSVEIQPDRSVYTINGEFKSSDKSSDDKKTGLGQSKTSSTAFTTYALNSDTSLGDLQKTLDKEDVKTTIVPAKQNSGWVTFLTSIVPFVIIFILFFFLMSQSQGGGGGKVMSFGKSKAKLYNDDKKKVRFTDVAGADEEKQELVEVVEFLKDPRKFADLGARIPKGVLLVGPPGTGKTLLARAVAGEAGVPFFSISGSDFVEMFVGVGASRVRDLFENAKKNAPCIIFIDEIDAVGRQRGAGMGGGHDEREQTLNQLLVEMDGFGGNEGIIIIAATNRADVLDPALLRPGRFDRQIMVDRPDVKGREAVLRVHARNKPLAKSVDLKAIAQRTPGFSGADLENLLNEAALVAARSDKKEIDMSDLDEASDRVIAGPAKKNRVISEKERRTVAYHEGGHVIVGMVLDEAEVVHKVTIVPRGQAGGYAVMLPKEDRFLMTKAELMDRITGLLGGRVAEEVTFGEVTTGASNDFERATELARRMVTEWGMSDKIGPLQFTSGNGQVFMGRDFGSDKGYSDKIAYEIDTEVQSLIRYCYDRAKTIITEHQEQHKLIAETLLKVETLDARQIRSLFDDGVMPPDIDTIDVEAEYPSEKDEEVAGKSFEEEKEELKEEEKIEEPKEVTSEDAPNIEQTPNDKKDE encoded by the coding sequence ATGAACAGGTTTTTTAGAAATGCGATATTTTATGTCATAATATTCCTTGTTATTATCGGGATTGTTGCTTCATTTAACTCAAACAAAGAGGCAGCCAAAGATATTAGCTATTCAGAATTTGTGAGTAAGTTAGAAGATGGTAAAGTTAAATCCGTAGAAATACAGCCAGACCGTAGTGTTTATACAATCAATGGGGAATTTAAATCTAGCGATAAAAGTTCCGACGATAAAAAAACGGGTCTTGGACAAAGCAAAACAAGCAGCACTGCTTTCACAACATACGCTTTAAACAGCGATACTTCACTAGGCGATTTGCAAAAAACGCTTGATAAAGAAGACGTGAAAACAACAATAGTACCTGCCAAACAAAACAGCGGTTGGGTTACATTCCTAACTTCTATTGTACCTTTTGTAATTATCTTCATCCTCTTCTTCTTCCTAATGAGCCAGTCTCAAGGTGGCGGCGGTGGTAAAGTAATGAGCTTTGGTAAAAGTAAAGCCAAACTTTACAACGACGACAAGAAGAAAGTTCGCTTCACAGATGTAGCTGGAGCAGACGAGGAAAAACAAGAACTTGTTGAAGTAGTAGAATTCCTAAAAGATCCGCGTAAATTTGCGGACCTCGGCGCTCGTATTCCAAAAGGTGTCCTTTTAGTAGGTCCTCCGGGTACTGGTAAAACCTTGCTAGCTCGTGCGGTTGCCGGTGAAGCAGGCGTGCCATTCTTCTCTATCTCAGGTTCAGACTTTGTAGAAATGTTTGTCGGTGTCGGTGCAAGCCGTGTCCGTGATTTATTCGAAAATGCGAAGAAAAATGCACCATGTATCATTTTCATTGATGAAATTGATGCAGTAGGTCGTCAACGTGGAGCAGGAATGGGCGGCGGTCACGATGAACGTGAACAAACCCTAAACCAATTACTAGTTGAAATGGATGGTTTCGGTGGCAATGAAGGTATCATCATTATTGCAGCAACTAACCGTGCAGACGTACTTGACCCAGCACTTCTTCGTCCAGGCCGTTTTGACCGCCAAATCATGGTTGATCGTCCAGACGTAAAAGGCCGTGAAGCAGTACTTCGCGTTCATGCTCGTAACAAACCACTTGCTAAAAGTGTTGATTTAAAAGCAATCGCTCAACGTACACCGGGATTCTCTGGTGCCGATTTAGAAAACTTACTGAATGAAGCAGCACTCGTTGCCGCACGTTCCGATAAGAAAGAAATAGATATGAGTGACCTCGATGAAGCTAGTGACCGCGTAATTGCCGGACCAGCTAAGAAAAATCGAGTTATCTCTGAAAAAGAACGCCGCACAGTCGCATATCATGAAGGTGGTCACGTTATCGTCGGAATGGTACTTGATGAAGCGGAAGTTGTGCATAAAGTTACCATTGTTCCTCGTGGACAAGCTGGTGGTTATGCCGTAATGTTACCAAAAGAAGATCGCTTCCTAATGACGAAAGCTGAGTTAATGGACCGTATCACTGGTTTACTCGGTGGACGCGTAGCCGAAGAAGTTACTTTTGGTGAAGTAACAACTGGTGCAAGTAATGACTTTGAACGTGCAACCGAACTTGCTCGCCGCATGGTAACTGAATGGGGTATGAGTGACAAGATTGGACCACTTCAATTCACTTCTGGTAACGGTCAAGTATTTATGGGCCGCGATTTCGGTAGCGACAAAGGATATTCCGATAAAATCGCCTACGAAATTGATACAGAAGTTCAGAGCTTAATCCGCTACTGTTATGACCGCGCTAAAACAATCATTACAGAACACCAAGAACAACACAAACTTATCGCGGAAACATTACTAAAAGTAGAAACTTTAGATGCTCGCCAAATTCGTTCCCTATTTGATGACGGTGTAATGCCTCCAGATATCGATACGATTGACGTAGAAGCAGAATATCCTTCCGAAAAAG